The Metabacillus litoralis genome contains a region encoding:
- a CDS encoding flavin monoamine oxidase family protein: MTKKHQKEITRRDFLEQVGKVGGAVAVWGAMESLGMFASPVMASAKEFKSPKKSDLSNGNKIGKKVIILGAGIAGMTAAYELGKAGYDCKILEARKRSGGRNWTVRKGTEETEINGVRQTAKFEKGQYMNAGPARIPQHHVTLDYCKELGVELEVFCNNNEFSYYYQEGVGPLSGKKIRKGTVKADARGYISELLAKANHGSLDQTLTSEDIERIKSYLKSEGDLKSDFTYTGSSRGGYQELPGGGLKPGTINKPNNFKELLESGMMHSISGDYSFQQQPLMFQPVGGMDQIPKAFENKLHGKITFGVEVTEIRQSSEGVRIVYKSENGQKKEIIGDYCVCTIPLPVLKNIPADFTAEMKNAIKNINYATTGKIALQFKDRFWENEERILGGITTTNMDISQIWYPSNDFLSTKGILIGYYNFGSNAVKYGNLSLSQREALALKQGAKIHPQYTENFESSFSVAWHKIKYNEGGWASYSDSDLKNYYPILNQPQGRIHLAGEHLSYLTGWMAGAIESAQIVVSRIHEEVMKEGNVVKAG, translated from the coding sequence ATGACAAAAAAACATCAAAAAGAAATAACAAGAAGAGACTTTTTAGAACAGGTTGGAAAAGTAGGGGGTGCTGTTGCAGTATGGGGAGCTATGGAGTCTCTTGGGATGTTTGCAAGTCCTGTAATGGCAAGTGCGAAAGAATTTAAGTCTCCTAAGAAAAGCGATCTATCAAATGGGAATAAAATAGGAAAAAAAGTCATTATTCTAGGTGCAGGTATCGCAGGAATGACAGCTGCTTATGAATTAGGTAAAGCCGGATATGATTGCAAAATTCTTGAAGCGAGAAAACGATCTGGTGGGCGTAATTGGACAGTAAGAAAAGGTACGGAAGAAACCGAAATAAACGGTGTTAGGCAGACGGCAAAATTTGAAAAAGGGCAATACATGAACGCAGGACCTGCTAGGATACCACAGCATCATGTAACACTTGATTACTGTAAAGAGCTCGGAGTTGAGTTGGAGGTCTTTTGTAATAACAATGAATTTTCTTATTACTACCAGGAAGGTGTCGGGCCTTTATCTGGAAAAAAAATTCGAAAAGGTACCGTAAAAGCAGATGCGAGAGGTTATATCTCAGAGCTATTGGCTAAGGCAAACCACGGCTCATTAGATCAGACTTTAACTAGTGAGGATATCGAAAGGATTAAATCTTATTTAAAAAGTGAAGGAGATTTAAAATCAGACTTTACTTATACTGGATCCTCTAGAGGAGGTTATCAGGAATTACCTGGGGGAGGTTTGAAACCAGGTACAATTAACAAACCTAATAACTTTAAAGAATTACTTGAATCAGGAATGATGCACAGTATAAGTGGGGATTATTCATTTCAACAACAGCCGCTTATGTTTCAACCAGTTGGTGGTATGGATCAAATCCCGAAAGCCTTTGAAAATAAGCTTCATGGAAAAATTACATTTGGTGTGGAAGTAACTGAGATAAGACAATCTTCTGAAGGTGTCAGAATTGTCTATAAATCTGAAAATGGACAAAAGAAAGAAATAATCGGTGATTATTGTGTTTGTACGATTCCATTACCTGTGTTAAAAAATATTCCTGCTGACTTTACAGCAGAAATGAAAAATGCAATCAAGAATATTAATTACGCGACAACTGGAAAAATTGCACTGCAGTTTAAAGATCGTTTCTGGGAGAACGAGGAGCGCATTCTTGGTGGTATTACCACAACAAACATGGATATTTCACAAATTTGGTATCCATCTAATGACTTCCTCTCAACAAAAGGTATTTTAATAGGTTACTATAACTTTGGAAGCAATGCAGTTAAATATGGTAATTTGTCACTTTCTCAAAGAGAAGCGCTTGCTTTAAAACAGGGAGCAAAGATCCATCCTCAGTATACTGAAAATTTCGAAAGTTCATTCTCCGTTGCATGGCACAAAATTAAATACAATGAGGGAGGATGGGCTTCATATTCTGATTCAGATCTAAAAAATTATTACCCAATATTAAACCAACCTCAAGGACGGATTCATTTAGCTGGTGAACACCTAAGTTATCTAACAGGCTGGATGGCAGGCGCAATTGAATCTGCACAAATAGTTGTAAGTCGTATTCATGAAGAAGTCATGAAAGAAGGAAATGTTGTTAAGGCAGGATAA
- a CDS encoding class II D-tagatose-bisphosphate aldolase non-catalytic subunit, producing MKNVPIKSTVEAILELQKEGKGATLLGIGPMSANLLQASFELARDEDFPVMFIASRNQVDMDELGGGYVNGWNQQTFVEAIRNTAKETEFDGLYYVCRDHGGPWQRDKERNDHLPAEQAMEYGKKSYLADIEAGFDLLMIDPTKDPFEVGKVVPLETVISRTVELIEYCEKERTERNLPEIGYEVGTEETNGGLTSTETYETFINRLKEELGSKGLPMPTFIVGQTGTLTRKTEQAGTFNFHNAYELAQMAKKYGVGLKEHNGDYLDDVTLMEHIPSNIVATNVAPQYGTEETRAYLKLAEVEQRLVDYGLIEDQSKIRKTLLVHAIKSERWRKWMVGDQRNLTVEEIMKDNELSAEILDIAGHYTFNDAEVKEEINKLYSNLSKLNINGQRFVVDHIKRPIRDYVECYNLKGSTSRIIDKLQSSEVIQIG from the coding sequence GTGAAAAATGTACCGATTAAATCAACTGTAGAAGCGATATTGGAGCTTCAAAAAGAAGGGAAAGGCGCTACATTACTTGGGATTGGACCAATGTCAGCTAATCTATTACAAGCAAGTTTTGAATTAGCTAGAGACGAGGATTTTCCAGTAATGTTTATTGCTAGTCGTAATCAGGTTGATATGGACGAATTAGGTGGTGGCTATGTAAATGGTTGGAATCAACAAACCTTTGTAGAAGCCATTCGCAATACGGCTAAGGAAACAGAATTTGATGGTCTCTATTATGTCTGTCGCGATCATGGTGGTCCTTGGCAAAGAGATAAAGAAAGAAACGATCATTTACCCGCAGAACAAGCGATGGAGTATGGAAAGAAATCTTATCTAGCAGATATTGAAGCTGGTTTTGACTTGCTGATGATTGATCCTACGAAAGATCCGTTTGAAGTAGGGAAAGTTGTTCCATTAGAAACGGTCATTAGTCGAACGGTTGAACTAATTGAGTACTGTGAAAAGGAAAGAACAGAAAGAAACTTACCTGAAATCGGCTATGAAGTAGGGACAGAAGAAACAAATGGAGGGTTAACATCCACAGAAACGTATGAAACTTTTATTAATAGATTAAAAGAAGAACTTGGAAGTAAAGGTCTTCCAATGCCAACGTTTATTGTGGGTCAAACAGGAACGTTGACAAGAAAAACAGAACAAGCTGGAACGTTTAATTTCCATAATGCATACGAGCTTGCGCAAATGGCAAAAAAGTACGGGGTCGGATTAAAAGAACACAATGGAGACTACCTCGATGATGTAACACTAATGGAGCATATACCTTCCAATATTGTTGCAACAAATGTTGCTCCACAGTATGGAACAGAGGAAACAAGAGCATATTTAAAACTTGCAGAAGTTGAACAAAGATTAGTAGATTATGGTTTAATTGAGGATCAATCTAAAATAAGAAAAACCCTTTTAGTTCATGCAATTAAAAGTGAACGTTGGAGAAAATGGATGGTCGGAGATCAAAGGAATTTAACAGTTGAAGAAATTATGAAAGATAACGAATTATCTGCGGAAATCCTAGATATTGCAGGTCACTATACGTTTAATGATGCAGAAGTGAAAGAAGAGATTAATAAGCTATATTCAAACTTAAGCAAATTAAACATTAATGGACAAAGATTTGTCGTAGATCATATTAAACGTCCAATTCGTGACTATGTTGAATGCTATAACTTAAAAGGGTCCACTTCGAGAATTATAGATAAACTACAATCCTCCGAAGTGATTCAAATAGGTTAA
- a CDS encoding PTS fructose transporter subunit IIC — protein MATNWKRVGEELKKAFSTGVSFMMPSVVVGGIFLAIALASGTATDEGMVVTNPFLQNLNVIGSAGFAMMIPILAGYIAYSIAGKPGLIPGMIAGFIANNPVGLDGVKTGFLGAMILGIVAGYIAKYVKTWKVPTTIKTIMPILIIPIITTFITCMGYIYFLANPLAGLVDGVFTLFASLQGGSAIILGIVIGAFTAIDMGGPINKTVTAFTLALMAEGIFEPNGAHRIAVAIPPLGMALSTFISRRKYTEEERGLGVSAGFMGLIGITEGAIPFAVKDMKRVIPAIMIGSAVGGGLGMLHNVGTFVPHGGLIVIGAVDGKLWYFLAMLIGTVVTAGILHFTKPDVVAKPTIEDKKNVTEAV, from the coding sequence ATGGCAACCAATTGGAAAAGAGTGGGGGAAGAGCTTAAAAAGGCATTTAGTACAGGTGTTTCTTTCATGATGCCTTCAGTAGTAGTAGGTGGGATATTTCTAGCGATTGCATTAGCATCCGGAACGGCAACTGATGAAGGAATGGTTGTTACAAATCCTTTTCTTCAAAACTTAAATGTAATAGGTTCTGCTGGCTTTGCGATGATGATTCCAATATTAGCAGGGTATATTGCATATTCTATTGCGGGAAAACCAGGATTAATTCCAGGGATGATAGCGGGCTTTATCGCCAATAACCCTGTTGGTCTTGATGGAGTTAAGACGGGCTTCCTCGGTGCTATGATTTTAGGTATTGTTGCGGGGTATATCGCAAAGTATGTTAAGACATGGAAAGTTCCAACCACAATCAAGACGATTATGCCTATCTTAATCATACCAATCATAACAACGTTTATTACTTGCATGGGATATATTTATTTCTTGGCTAATCCTCTAGCAGGTCTTGTTGATGGTGTATTTACTCTATTTGCATCGCTACAAGGTGGTAGTGCAATCATATTAGGCATAGTTATTGGAGCTTTTACAGCAATTGATATGGGTGGTCCAATTAACAAAACAGTTACAGCGTTTACATTAGCATTAATGGCTGAAGGAATTTTTGAACCCAATGGTGCGCATAGAATTGCAGTAGCAATTCCGCCATTAGGGATGGCTTTGTCTACCTTCATTTCAAGAAGAAAATATACTGAGGAAGAACGTGGATTGGGTGTTAGTGCCGGATTCATGGGGTTAATCGGTATAACAGAAGGAGCTATTCCATTTGCTGTTAAAGATATGAAACGTGTAATTCCTGCGATCATGATTGGTAGTGCTGTTGGTGGGGGACTAGGAATGCTTCATAATGTTGGAACCTTTGTTCCGCACGGAGGATTAATTGTTATTGGTGCTGTTGATGGGAAACTGTGGTACTTCTTAGCAATGTTAATTGGAACAGTTGTAACCGCTGGTATATTACATTTTACAAAACCAGATGTTGTAGCAAAGCCAACTATAGAAGATAAAAAGAATGTAACAGAAGCAGTCTAA
- a CDS encoding PTS fructose transporter subunit IIB: protein MKIVGVTACTTGIAHTYMAQEALEKECAKRGYEVKIETQGGMGIDNELTEEEINGADAVILAIAIGIEGEERFEEKQDQGKVLTLDPSNVIKNVKGVVDQLENL, encoded by the coding sequence GTGAAAATTGTTGGGGTTACAGCGTGTACTACAGGAATTGCACATACTTATATGGCACAAGAAGCATTAGAAAAGGAATGTGCAAAGCGAGGCTATGAAGTCAAAATTGAAACTCAAGGTGGAATGGGAATCGACAATGAGTTAACAGAAGAAGAAATTAATGGTGCTGATGCAGTTATTTTAGCCATTGCGATTGGAATTGAAGGAGAAGAACGATTTGAGGAAAAACAAGACCAAGGTAAGGTTTTAACCCTGGATCCTTCAAACGTCATTAAGAATGTAAAGGGTGTCGTAGACCAATTAGAAAATTTATAG
- a CDS encoding PTS sugar transporter subunit IIA, translated as MIKKEFIYLNNELTSRNEIIKNMSEDVFKTGMINDVDTYVNAVLKREEVFPTTVGFNVSIPHGKSDAVISPFVTFMRTKEPIIWDENNKEKAQLIFMIGVPMDQKDKLHLKILAEISKNLMNENFRSSLLEAETVNEAYQLLKCIEENIYAEEMGNVK; from the coding sequence TTGATAAAGAAAGAGTTCATTTATTTAAATAATGAGTTAACAAGCCGTAATGAGATCATAAAAAATATGAGTGAAGATGTGTTTAAGACTGGAATGATTAATGATGTTGATACTTATGTAAATGCTGTTCTAAAGAGAGAAGAAGTATTTCCAACAACAGTTGGTTTTAATGTAAGTATCCCTCATGGTAAATCAGATGCTGTTATATCTCCCTTTGTTACCTTTATGAGAACTAAGGAGCCAATAATATGGGATGAAAATAACAAGGAAAAAGCACAGTTAATTTTTATGATTGGTGTTCCAATGGATCAAAAAGATAAGCTGCATTTAAAAATTTTAGCTGAAATTAGTAAGAATCTAATGAATGAAAATTTTAGAAGTAGCTTACTTGAAGCTGAAACGGTTAATGAAGCCTATCAGCTATTAAAATGCATTGAAGAAAATATTTATGCTGAAGAAATGGGGAATGTAAAGTGA